Part of the Streptomyces antimycoticus genome, GGTCGAACGCCTTCTGCGATTCGGTGCCGGGCATGGAGAGGTCCTCTTCCTCCCCGGCCGGTGCCATGGCGGCGGCGGCCAGGGCCAGCACCAGGGCGCCCAGCCACAGACCACCCACGAGCCGGCGCCGCCGGAAGGCCCACCGTCCGATCCGGTAAAGAAATGTCGCCACCTGTAGATCACTCCAGACGCCGTCAGGCAAGGGGAATGCGCGGGATTCACGCGCATTCCCACCCTTCCTTCCGGCGCCCCGCCGGGCATCGTCTCCCGCCGCCGTCTTCCCCTGGTGCACCCGGACCAGCCACCCACCTGTCCTGGTGCGTACGCACCACAGGCGGGGACGGGGCCATCCCCCGTCCCCGCCCGGAGGAGCTGTTCACCCCAGCTCGGTGAGCCAGTCGGTGATGTGGCCGGCGGCGGCGGGGGCGTGCTGGTTGACGAGGGTGAAGTGGTTGCCCGCAGTGGTGCGGGTGGTGGTGATGTGGGGAAGGTCCGTCTGCCAGTCGTGCGGCACCGGGTCCGCCCCGTGTGCTGCGGGGAGCGGGTCCGAGGCGCGCAGGAGCAGGGTCGGGAAGGGCGTGGGTGCGGGGGTCCAGGTGTGGATGAGCCGTTCCATCCAGGCGTAGGCGGACAGGTCGGTGGCGGTGAAGCCGTCGGTGTGGTGCTCGCGCTCGTACAGGCCGTGCCACAGGTGGGGTTGGAGGGCGCGGGCGGCGCGGGATTCCAGGATGTAGGTGTCCAGGAGGACGACGGCCCGTACGGGCACCCCGTGGTCGGCGAGATGGCGGGCGGTCTCATGGGCGAGGATGCCGCCGGACGAGGTGCCCAGCAGGATCACCGGGTCGGTGGTCTCACCGCCGGTGCTCGCGGCCACGGCGTGGGCCAGCCCTTCGACGAGGGCTTCGCGGGTGGCGGGCAGTGGCTCGTCGGCGCCGAAGCCGGGGGCGTCAGGCAGGAGACGTCCCAGGTGTCGGGGAGCGCCCGGCCAGGGCGAAGTAGGTGTCGGGTCCGGTCAGGGGCACGATGGGGGCCACGCAGACCAGCCGGGTGCCTGTGATGCCGGTAGTGAGCCGGTCCAGGGTGGACGGCACCGGCCCGGTGCTCTTCGGCCGCAGGGCGGCGAGGTCGAGAAGCAGGGTTTCGGCCTCGTTCCTGCGGCCCGTCCGCACGGCGTCGCGGTGGAGGCGGGCGACCAGGTCTCTCGTCGGGTTCGCGACGGGGCCATGGTCCTCGGCCCGCGGCGTGGCGAGGTGGTCGAGGAGATGACCGGCCAGGTCGGCGGGGGTGGGGTGGGTGAGGACGACGGTGCTGGGCAGTGTCGTGCCCATCGCGGCGGCGAGCCGGTTGCGCAGGTCGATGGCGGCGAGCGAGTCCATGCCGTGGTCGCGGAAGGCGGAGTGTTCCTCGATGGCCTCGCCGGATGAGTGGCCGAGGGCGACCGCGGCCTCGCTCCGCACCAGGTCGATGAGGAGTCGCCGCGCCTCCGCGGGTGGCAGGCTCCGCAGCCGTGCCGTGAAGTCGCCGTGTCCGCTTGTGGATTCGGGCTCGGCGAGCCCCGCTGCCTCCGGCAGCTCGCTGAAGAACGGGCGGGGCGCGGCCTCGGTGATGACGGGGAGATGGCGGTCCCAGTCGATGTCGGCGACCGTCAGCGCGGTCTCCTGTTCATGCAGCGCCTGGGCGAGCGCGGCCAGGGCCAGGTCGGCGTCGAGGAAGGACATTCCGCTGCGCAGGAGTTGCTCGCGGTCGTGCTCGCTCATCCGCCCGCGCGCCTCCTCCCAGGGGCTGTAGGCGATCGCCGTCGCACGGGCGCCGCGGGCGCGGCGCTGGGAGGCCAGCGCTTCCAGATACGCGTTGGCCGCCGCCTGGGCGGCGTGGTGGCCGATGCCCCAGACGCCGGAGATCGAGGAGAACAGCACGAAGGCGTCCAGGCCGGTGTCATCGAGCAGTTGGTCGAGGTGCGCGGCGCCGGCCACCTTGGTGTGCAGCGCCTCGGCGAAGTGGTCGGGGCCGGCCGTGGAGAGCGGGCCCAGCGGGCTCGTCCCGGCCGTGTGCACCACGGCGCGCACCGGATGGCCGTCCGCCGAGAGCCGGTCGAGCACTTCGGCCACGGCCTCCCTGTCGGTCAGCTCGCACGGCACCACCTCGGCGGTCGTCCCCTGGGCGGTCAGCTCCGCCACCAGCTCCGCCGCGCCCGGTGCCTCCGGGCCACGCCGGTTCATCAACACCAGGTGCTCCGCGCCCTGGTGGGCCAGCCATCGGGCGACCCGGCCGCCCAGCGCCCCGGTGCCGCCGGTGACCAGGGTCGTGCCGCGGGGCGTCCAGGTGCCGGGCGAGTCGGCTCGTGCCGGTGCCCGCACCAGTCGCCGGACGAGGACGCCCGAGGGACGCACCGCCGCCTGGTCCTCCCCCAGGTCCGCCGAGAGCAGCGCGGCGAACCGCCCGGCCGCCTCGGGGTCGAGGCGCTCCGGGAGGTCGGCGGGACCGCCGCGCAGCGAGGGTGCCTCCAGGGCCGCGGTCCTGGCGAGTCCGAGGACCATCGCCTGCCGCGGGTCGCGGACCGGGTCGGCCGGGCCGGTGGAGACCGCGCCGCGGGTCACCGTCCACAGCGGCACCTCGGCCCCGGCCGCCATCAGCGCCTGGACCAGAGACACGCTGAGGGCCAGACCGGCGGGCAGCGCGGGTTCGCCGCTGTCCGTGTCCTCGGCGGCCGCGAGCAGCGACACCACTCCGGCCACCCGGTCGAGGCCGACGTCGGCGAGCTGTGCGGCCAGCGCCTCCGGGCCGGTGCGGGTCCCGTCGAGGACCACACGGCGCGCCTGGGCGCCGTGTGCGGTCAGCGCGGCCACCACGTCCGTGTCGTCGATGGAGCCGGTGGTGAGGACCAGCCAGGTTCCGGTCAGTGCGGGACCGGCGGGGACGCGCAGGGGTGTCCACACCGTCCGGTAGCGCCGTCGGCCGGCCAGCGTGTGCTCGTCCTGCCGCCGGCGCCACGCCGACAGCGCGGGGAGCACCGAGTCGAGCGCGCCCTTGCTCTCGGGTTCGAGACCGATCAGCGTGGCGACCGCGGCGCTGTCTCCCTGGTCCACGGCGGTCCACAGCGGCTCGTCGGCGCCTTCGGCGGTGCCGGTCGGCGAGGTGGGCGGGGCGGGCGGGGCGATCCAGTACGACTCGTGCTGGAAGGCGTAGGTGGGCAGGTCGACCGTGCGGCCGCCGGGGAGCGCCCTGGTCCAGTCGACGGGCACGCCGTGGGCGTACGCCTCCCCGAGCGAGCGCAGGACCCGGTCCCATCCGCCGTCGTCCCGGCGCAGGGTGCCCAGCGTGACCGCCGGGCTGCCCGCGTCCTCGATGAGCTCGCTGGTGCCGACCGCGAGCACCGGATGCGGGCCGACCTCGATCATGACCCCGTAGCCCTCGCGCAGGAGACCGGTCATCGTCTCGGCGTAGGACACGGTCTGCCGCAGGTTCCGGCACCAGTACCGGGCGTCCAGCTCCTCGGTGTCGAGACGGCCCCCGGTCACCGTGGAGTGGAACGGCACCTCCGACGGCCGGGGCCGCACCGGAGCCAGCAGTTCCAGCAACTCGGCCTCGATCTCGTCGATATGCGCCGAGTGGGCGGCGAAGTCCACTCCGGCCAGCCGCCAGCGCATGATCCTGGCGGTGGACAGACCGCGCTCGACCTGGTCGAGGGCGGCCGAATCGCCGGAGAGGGTCACCGTCTTCGGTCCGTTGACCGCCGCGATGGACACCGCGCCGGACACCTCGTCCAGCAGCTCCCGGATCCGCTCCGGCGATGCCATCGCCGACATCATCGCGCCGCGTCCGGACAGGCGCTCGTGGATGAGCCGGCTGCGCAGCGCCACCACGCGGGCGCCGTCGTCCAGCGACAGGCCGCCGCTGACGCAGGCGGCGGCCACTTCGCCCTGGGAGTGGCCGACGACGGCGGCGGGCTCGACGCCGAACGAGCGCCACAGCGCGGCGAGCGAGACCATGACCGTCCACAGCACGGGCTGCAGCACATCGGGGCGCTTCTCGATCGGCGGCGCGCCGGGCTCACCGCGGAGCACATCGGTGGGCGACCAGTCGAGGTACGGGGCCAGGGCCGCCTCGCAGTCGGCGACGCGCGCGGCGAAGACGGGCGAGACATCGAGCAGTTCGGCCGCCATCCCGGCCCACGCCGCGTCCTGACCGGGGAAGACGAAGACCACCGGGCCGCGCTCGGACGCCGTGCCGCGCACCGCCGCGGGATCCGAGGTGCCCTCGGCCAGGGCTGCCAGGCTTCCGCGCAGCGCCACGGAGTCCTCGCCGACCAGCACCGCCCGATGTTCGAAGGCGGCACGGGTCGTGGCCAGGGAATGCCCGATGTCCACCGGATGCGCCCCCGGATGGGCATCCAGATGTGCGAACAGTTTCGCGGCCTGGGCGCGCAGCGCTCCGGCCGACTTGCCCGCCAGCGGCCATGCCACCGGCCCGTCCCATACCGGATCCGGGACCGGGCCGGTGGGCGCCGGGGCCTGCTCCAGTACGGCGTGGGCGTTGGTCCCGCTCATGCCGAACGCGGAGACCGCGGCCCGCCGCGGACGGCCGAGGTCGGGCCACGGTGCCGCCTCGGTCAGCAGCTCGACCGCGCCCGAGTCCCAGGCGATACGGGAGGACGGCTCGGCGGCGTGCAGCGTCTTGGGCAGGACGCCGTGCCGCATGGCCATCACCATCTTGATGACCCCCGCGACACCGGCGGCCACCTGGGTGTGTCCGATGTTGGACTTGACCGAGCCGACCAGCAGCGGCGGGTTGTCGCCCCGGTCCTGGCCGTAGGTGGCCAGCAGCGCGTGTGCTTCGATCGGATCGCCCAGTGCGGTGCCGGTGCCGTGTGCCTCGACCACATCGACGTCGGACGGCGCGAGACCGCTGTTGGCGAGGGCCTGGCGGATGACCCGCTGCTGCGCGGGCCCGCTCGGCGCGGTCAGCCCGTTGGAGGCGCCGTCGGAGTTCACCGCCGACCCGCGCACGACCGCCAGCACCTGGTGGCCGTTGCGGACCGCGTCCGAGAGCCGCTCCAGCACCAGGAGACCGGCGCCTTCGGCGATGCCCATGCCGTCCGCCGACTCGGCGAACGCCTTACTCCGTCCGTCGGGCGCCATGACCCGGTGCCTGCTCAGCGAGACCAGCAGGTCCGGTCCGGTCAGCACGGTGGCACCGCCCGCGAGGGCCAGGGTGCTCTCCCCCGAGCGCAGCGACTGGCACGCCATGTGCAGCGCGACCAGGGACGCCGAGCAGGCGGTGTCCACCGTCACGGTCGGCCCGTGGAGGTCGAACAGATAGGCCAGGCGGCCCGAGAGCACGCTGGGGAGCGTGCCGGTGAGCTGGTAGCCGTCGGAGTCCGCCGACACCCCCGTGCCGTAACTCTGGGCGGTCGCCGAGACGAAGGTGCCGGTCAGGCTGGACCGCAGGGACGCGGGGTCGATCCCGGCGCGTTCGAACGCCTCCCAGGTGAGCTCCAGCAGCATCCGCTGCTGCGGGTCCATCGAGACCGCCTCCCGCGGGGAGATGCCGAAGAACGCCGCGTCGAACTCGCCCGCGCCGTCGACGAAGCCACCCGCCGCCGAGTAGGTCGTGCCCGTCCGCTCCGGGTCGGGGTGGTACGCGCTCGCGTCCCAGCCGCGGTCGGCGGGCAGCGGGGAGATGGCGTCCGTGCCCTCGGTCAGCAACTCCCACAGGTGCTCGGGCGAGCGCACCCCGCCGGGGAAACGGCAGCTCATTCCGATGATCGCGATCGGCTCCGCGTCGGCCGCCCCGGCTCCCGTACCACCGGCCGTGATCGCGGCCGGTACGGCGCTCC contains:
- a CDS encoding alpha/beta fold hydrolase yields the protein MGRLLPDAPGFGADEPLPATREALVEGLAHAVAASTGGETTDPVILLGTSSGGILAHETARHLADHGVPVRAVVLLDTYILESRAARALQPHLWHGLYEREHHTDGFTATDLSAYAWMERLIHTWTPAPTPFPTLLLRASDPLPAAHGADPVPHDWQTDLPHITTTRTTAGNHFTLVNQHAPAAAGHITDWLTELG